In a single window of the Tellurirhabdus bombi genome:
- a CDS encoding nitrite/sulfite reductase, which translates to MSFQFTDNVSSAAQRDILDLQKKINVFSSGEMTDEHFRKFRLARGVYGQRQPGVQMIRIKLPHGRLTADQLTRIADLSDKYATGNLHATTRQDIQLHFVKLADTPQLWAELEDAGITLREACGNTVRNVTGSAKAGVDPDELFDITPYAYRIFDYFLRNPICQEMGRKFKIAVSSSDKDSAYTYMHDVGLIPRIQDGKRGFKVVIGGGLGAQPYSAETAFEFLEEDKIIPFTEGVIRVFDRYGERNRRHKARMKFLLQDIGLEEFLRRVEEERLALKNKEFAIDTEGFEASLPDGSGDAPTVSADLSEDENYNAWLRTNVFEQKQKGWYAVQLRVLLGDMHANTARALAQIVKNYAADDIRVTVNQGYQLRFVRPENLPALYESLNALGLADPGFDTTADITTCPGTDTCNLAISSSYGITRALEVMMKQEFPDLIYNNDIKIKISGCMNGCGQHSVANIGYQGSSLKSGAYVLPALQVLLGGGFNGKGEGLIADKVIKVPTKRGPESLRVLLNDYDTNAFEGEYYSDYYARQGKNYFYTLLKPLADLKTLTQDDFIDWDHTEQFVTEIGVGECAGVMIDLVATTLTEAEEKINWAWEAQADSRWADAIYHAYNVVITSAKAALMTKEVPTNTQHGIVSDFDKNFLNEPGFHTEEGAFKTLVFSINKNEPSESFAQQFTELANAFLIQVKAYRQQQIALVGLPDLQELSMAKDS; encoded by the coding sequence ATGTCCTTTCAATTCACCGATAACGTTAGCTCAGCGGCGCAACGCGATATTCTGGATTTACAGAAAAAAATAAATGTGTTTTCGTCCGGTGAAATGACCGATGAACATTTTCGGAAATTCCGTCTGGCAAGAGGGGTTTATGGACAACGGCAGCCGGGGGTGCAGATGATCCGGATTAAATTGCCCCACGGACGCCTCACCGCTGATCAATTAACCCGCATTGCCGATTTGTCGGATAAATACGCTACGGGAAACCTACACGCTACAACGCGGCAGGATATTCAGCTTCACTTTGTTAAACTGGCCGATACGCCCCAGCTCTGGGCCGAATTGGAAGACGCCGGAATTACGTTACGGGAGGCCTGCGGCAATACCGTTCGGAACGTGACGGGTTCAGCCAAAGCGGGTGTTGACCCTGATGAACTGTTTGACATTACGCCTTACGCCTACCGTATTTTTGATTATTTCCTGCGGAATCCAATTTGTCAGGAAATGGGTCGGAAGTTCAAAATTGCTGTTTCTTCCAGCGATAAAGATTCGGCGTATACCTACATGCACGATGTGGGCCTGATTCCCCGGATTCAGGACGGCAAACGGGGCTTTAAGGTCGTGATAGGTGGTGGCTTAGGGGCTCAACCTTACTCGGCAGAAACGGCGTTTGAGTTTTTGGAAGAAGACAAAATTATTCCCTTCACGGAAGGCGTGATTCGCGTTTTTGATCGCTACGGCGAACGCAACCGTCGGCACAAAGCCCGGATGAAGTTTCTGCTGCAGGATATTGGGCTGGAAGAGTTTTTGAGACGCGTTGAGGAAGAGCGACTGGCGCTGAAAAATAAAGAATTTGCGATTGACACCGAGGGCTTCGAAGCGAGCCTGCCCGATGGAAGCGGAGATGCCCCAACTGTGAGTGCCGATTTAAGCGAGGATGAAAACTACAACGCCTGGCTGCGTACCAACGTTTTCGAACAGAAACAAAAAGGCTGGTATGCGGTGCAGCTTCGGGTTTTGTTGGGCGATATGCATGCCAATACGGCGCGGGCACTGGCCCAAATCGTAAAGAATTACGCAGCCGACGACATCCGGGTGACGGTCAACCAGGGGTATCAACTACGGTTTGTCCGTCCTGAAAACTTACCGGCGCTGTACGAAAGCCTGAACGCTTTGGGTCTTGCCGATCCGGGCTTCGATACCACGGCTGACATTACGACTTGCCCCGGTACGGATACCTGTAACCTCGCTATTTCGAGCAGCTACGGCATTACGCGGGCGCTGGAAGTAATGATGAAGCAGGAATTTCCCGACCTGATTTATAATAACGATATCAAAATTAAGATTTCGGGCTGTATGAACGGTTGCGGTCAACACAGCGTGGCCAATATCGGGTATCAGGGCAGCTCGCTGAAAAGCGGCGCTTACGTACTGCCTGCCTTGCAGGTGCTGCTGGGTGGTGGCTTCAACGGAAAAGGGGAAGGTCTGATTGCCGATAAAGTAATCAAAGTGCCAACCAAGCGGGGACCGGAGTCTTTGCGGGTGCTGCTTAACGACTACGATACCAACGCCTTTGAAGGGGAATATTACAGCGATTATTACGCGCGTCAGGGCAAGAATTATTTCTACACGTTGCTGAAGCCGTTGGCCGATCTGAAAACGCTCACGCAGGACGACTTTATCGACTGGGATCATACGGAACAATTTGTAACCGAAATCGGGGTTGGCGAATGCGCAGGCGTTATGATTGACCTGGTGGCAACGACCCTGACCGAAGCCGAAGAAAAAATAAACTGGGCCTGGGAAGCACAAGCCGACAGCCGCTGGGCCGACGCAATCTACCATGCCTACAACGTCGTTATCACCAGCGCCAAAGCAGCTCTGATGACGAAAGAAGTTCCGACCAATACCCAGCACGGCATTGTTAGTGATTTCGACAAAAATTTCCTGAATGAACCGGGCTTCCACACGGAAGAAGGCGCATTCAAAACGCTGGTTTTCAGTATCAATAAAAACGAACCATCCGAAAGCTTTGCTCAGCAGTTTACGGAGCTGGCCAATGCCTTTTTGATTCAGGTTAAAGCGTACCGCCAGCAGCAGATTGCGCTGGTAGGATTACCTGATTTGCAGGAATTGAGCATGGCAAAAGACAGTTAA
- a CDS encoding thymidylate synthase, whose amino-acid sequence MQQYHDLLTHILKNGTRKTDRTGTGTISVFGHQMRFDLREGFPLVTTKKIHLKSVIHELLWFIKGETNIKYLNDNGVRIWDEWADENGNLGDVYGKQWRSWQAPDGRTIDQLQDVLNQLKNKPDSRRIIVSAWNPADVPHMALPPCHAFFQFYVADGKLSCQLYQRSADVFLGVPFNIASYALLTMMIAQECGYEAHEFIWTGGDTHIYLNHLEQVDLQLSREPRELPNMRLNPSVKSIFDFKYEDFSLENYNPYPTIKAPVAV is encoded by the coding sequence ATGCAGCAATACCACGACTTACTCACGCATATTCTGAAAAACGGCACGCGGAAAACCGACCGCACGGGCACCGGAACCATCAGTGTTTTTGGCCACCAGATGCGCTTCGATTTGCGAGAAGGCTTTCCGCTGGTTACGACCAAAAAAATTCACCTGAAGTCGGTTATTCACGAATTGCTATGGTTTATTAAAGGCGAAACCAATATTAAATATTTGAATGACAACGGGGTACGTATTTGGGACGAATGGGCGGACGAAAATGGAAACCTGGGTGATGTGTATGGAAAGCAGTGGCGAAGCTGGCAAGCGCCCGATGGCCGGACGATTGATCAGTTGCAGGATGTGCTGAATCAGTTGAAAAACAAGCCTGATTCGCGCCGGATTATTGTTTCAGCCTGGAACCCGGCGGATGTGCCCCACATGGCGCTGCCGCCCTGTCACGCCTTTTTTCAATTTTACGTAGCCGACGGAAAACTTTCCTGCCAGCTTTATCAGCGCAGTGCCGATGTCTTTCTGGGTGTTCCGTTCAACATTGCGTCCTATGCCTTGCTGACGATGATGATTGCGCAGGAATGCGGCTACGAAGCGCACGAATTTATCTGGACCGGGGGCGATACCCATATCTACCTGAATCACCTGGAGCAGGTTGATTTACAGCTTTCCCGGGAGCCACGGGAGCTGCCAAACATGCGCTTGAATCCATCGGTAAAGTCCATTTTTGACTTTAAATACGAAGATTTTTCGCTGGAAAATTATAATCCTTACCCGACCATAAAGGCACCTGTTGCCGTATAA
- a CDS encoding MBL fold metallo-hydrolase: MVHSFVFSPFQENTYVVADDATSEAVVIDPGCYEQHEKEELARFIEEKRLKIKYLLLTHAHLDHVFGCAFVKRKYGVKMYLHEKDLPIFNDVPARMAMFGLRGYDPAEVDEYLHEGEKINFGSTTFDVVFVPGHAPGHVAFINHAERYVIGGDVLFRRSIGRTDLPFGDFETLENSIRTQFYTLPDDYTVYAGHMQPTTIGQEKRSNPFVNE, encoded by the coding sequence ATGGTACATTCTTTTGTTTTCTCGCCCTTTCAGGAAAATACATATGTAGTAGCCGATGACGCAACGAGCGAAGCAGTTGTAATTGATCCGGGTTGTTACGAACAGCATGAGAAAGAAGAACTGGCACGCTTTATTGAAGAGAAAAGGCTGAAAATAAAGTACTTGTTACTCACTCATGCGCATTTGGATCACGTGTTTGGCTGTGCATTCGTCAAGCGGAAATATGGCGTAAAAATGTACCTGCACGAGAAGGATCTGCCTATTTTCAACGATGTGCCTGCGCGAATGGCGATGTTTGGGCTTCGGGGCTACGATCCTGCCGAAGTAGACGAATACTTGCATGAGGGCGAGAAGATTAACTTTGGGAGCACCACCTTTGACGTTGTTTTCGTGCCGGGCCATGCACCGGGGCACGTGGCTTTTATCAATCACGCGGAGCGGTATGTCATTGGAGGCGATGTGTTATTTCGCCGTAGTATTGGGCGTACCGATCTGCCTTTTGGTGACTTTGAAACGCTGGAAAATAGCATCCGAACCCAATTCTATACGCTACCGGATGATTATACAGTCTATGCCGGGCATATGCAGCCAACGACCATTGGCCAGGAAAAGCGGTCAAATCCGTTTGTAAACGAATAA
- the selD gene encoding selenide, water dikinase SelD has translation MITQTETYKLTQYSTAAGSGCKISSDVLAKILHGADSTSPVIGANYANLLVGNDSRDDAAIMELGNGEAIISTTDFFTPIVDDAADFGRIAAANAISNVYAMGGEPIMAVAILGWPLDKLPPELAGQVLAGARETCAAAGIPLAGGHSIESPEPIFGLAVTGRTRLNRIKQNNTGTAGCCLYLTKPLGTGILNTAQQQGVLLPEQAGLAIEQMAQLNRFGIVLGKLPYVKALTDVSSFGLLGHLVGMAEASGLSAEIHFDKIPQLPGLENYLSYSTIPDCTHKNWDGYSHKVGAMTEEQRYILADPQVNGGLLIAIEPGSASEFEQVAYENNLKLTSIGQLVEKRENVIYVV, from the coding sequence ATGATAACACAAACTGAGACCTATAAACTTACTCAATATAGCACCGCTGCCGGCAGCGGATGCAAAATTTCTTCTGATGTATTGGCCAAAATATTACACGGAGCAGATAGCACTTCGCCTGTCATTGGGGCCAATTACGCCAATTTACTCGTTGGCAACGACAGCCGCGACGATGCCGCCATCATGGAATTAGGCAACGGCGAGGCGATCATCAGCACAACCGACTTTTTCACGCCAATCGTGGATGATGCCGCCGACTTTGGGCGCATCGCAGCTGCCAATGCGATTAGCAATGTATATGCAATGGGGGGCGAACCAATCATGGCCGTTGCTATTTTGGGGTGGCCATTGGATAAGTTACCGCCTGAACTGGCAGGGCAAGTATTGGCCGGGGCGCGGGAGACCTGCGCGGCGGCGGGAATTCCGCTGGCGGGTGGCCATAGTATTGAAAGTCCGGAGCCTATTTTTGGCCTGGCCGTGACGGGCAGAACGCGCCTGAACCGAATTAAACAAAACAATACCGGAACGGCGGGCTGCTGTCTTTATCTGACGAAACCACTGGGAACCGGCATCCTGAATACGGCGCAGCAACAAGGCGTGCTTTTGCCAGAACAGGCAGGCTTGGCGATTGAACAGATGGCGCAGCTCAATCGCTTTGGAATTGTGCTGGGTAAGTTGCCGTATGTGAAGGCCTTAACGGATGTTTCCTCTTTTGGCCTGTTGGGCCATTTGGTGGGCATGGCGGAAGCCAGCGGCTTGAGTGCCGAGATTCATTTTGACAAAATTCCTCAATTGCCAGGGCTCGAAAACTACCTGAGCTATAGCACCATTCCTGATTGTACGCATAAAAATTGGGATGGATATAGCCATAAAGTCGGTGCTATGACGGAAGAACAACGTTATATCCTGGCTGACCCGCAGGTTAACGGTGGCTTGTTAATTGCCATTGAACCCGGTAGCGCCTCGGAATTTGAACAGGTTGCATACGAAAACAACTTGAAACTAACGTCTATCGGGCAGTTGGTAGAAAAGCGGGAAAATGTTATTTATGTAGTTTGA
- a CDS encoding 3-oxoacyl-ACP synthase III family protein, whose product MKYATITGLGYYVPDNVITNEDLTQYMETSDEWIQERTGIQQRRYFTYGKDTNASMAAAASRMALERANVTAKEVDLIVYATITPDYFFPGSGFLMQRELGMDGIGVIDIRDQCSGFVYALSIADQFIRTGTYKTILVVGSEIQSTWIDKSNQGRSVAVIFGDGAGAAVVQATSDPAHRILSTHLHADGRFAEDLYVKDPGSSRPNRSATKEMVDEGGFNVVMNGNAVFKHAVVRFTEVIQEALKANELSPEDISLLVPHQANIRISDYVRQQLKLPEEKVINNIQRYGNTTAASIPIALNEAWEQGRVRPGDLVCLAAFGSGFTWASALIRW is encoded by the coding sequence ATGAAGTATGCAACCATCACGGGCTTAGGTTATTATGTTCCCGATAATGTGATTACGAATGAAGATTTGACCCAGTACATGGAAACCTCTGATGAGTGGATCCAGGAACGGACAGGGATTCAGCAACGCCGGTATTTCACGTACGGAAAAGACACCAACGCCAGTATGGCTGCCGCTGCTTCGCGCATGGCCCTTGAACGGGCTAACGTGACGGCCAAAGAAGTTGACCTAATCGTCTATGCAACCATAACGCCAGATTACTTTTTTCCCGGTTCTGGCTTTCTAATGCAACGTGAACTGGGTATGGATGGAATCGGTGTCATTGACATTCGCGACCAATGCTCGGGCTTTGTTTATGCGCTTTCCATTGCGGATCAGTTTATCCGAACCGGTACGTACAAAACAATTCTGGTCGTCGGGTCAGAAATACAATCGACCTGGATTGACAAAAGTAACCAGGGCCGGAGTGTCGCCGTCATTTTTGGTGATGGTGCCGGGGCAGCCGTAGTACAGGCAACCTCCGATCCGGCGCATCGCATACTTTCAACGCACCTGCACGCTGATGGCCGCTTTGCCGAAGACCTCTACGTGAAAGATCCTGGTAGTAGCCGCCCAAACCGCTCAGCAACGAAGGAGATGGTGGATGAAGGAGGCTTTAATGTAGTTATGAACGGCAATGCGGTGTTTAAACACGCCGTTGTGCGGTTCACAGAAGTAATTCAGGAAGCTCTAAAAGCCAATGAACTTAGTCCGGAGGATATTTCGTTGCTGGTACCCCACCAGGCCAATATCCGGATTTCTGACTATGTTCGCCAGCAATTAAAGCTACCGGAAGAGAAAGTAATCAATAACATTCAACGTTATGGAAATACAACAGCTGCTTCTATCCCCATCGCCTTAAATGAAGCCTGGGAGCAAGGCCGGGTTCGGCCAGGCGATTTGGTATGCCTCGCTGCTTTCGGCAGTGGTTTCACGTGGGCGTCAGCCCTGATCAGGTGGTAA
- a CDS encoding DinB family protein: protein MDRYSSLIAYHNWANRNTFDQVKSLSTSEFEQHLGGSFPSLKLTITHLLISDWMWLNRWQGNSKVTIPADWDTSTVGSIEAIWRPIQEKIEHYFQADLTARLEETVTFIAVSTGDTYTVPLWQTINHVANHGTYHRGQITNMVRMLGYQPVKTDLFIFYNEENKRE from the coding sequence ATGGATCGTTACAGCAGTCTTATTGCCTATCATAACTGGGCCAATCGGAACACGTTTGACCAGGTTAAATCATTATCAACCAGTGAATTTGAGCAGCATCTGGGCGGAAGTTTTCCGTCTCTAAAACTGACAATTACGCATTTGCTTATCTCAGACTGGATGTGGCTGAATCGCTGGCAGGGTAATTCTAAAGTGACTATTCCAGCTGATTGGGATACAAGTACTGTAGGATCGATAGAAGCAATCTGGCGGCCCATTCAAGAGAAAATTGAGCACTATTTTCAGGCTGATTTGACAGCTCGGTTGGAGGAAACCGTAACGTTTATAGCAGTTTCAACGGGTGATACCTACACAGTGCCGCTGTGGCAAACCATTAATCATGTGGCTAACCACGGAACTTACCACCGGGGCCAGATCACGAACATGGTGCGTATGTTGGGCTACCAGCCTGTCAAGACAGATTTATTTATATTCTATAACGAAGAAAATAAGCGCGAGTAA
- a CDS encoding OsmC family protein, translating to MTTNNQPTDAPKTKTMKVELNRVDDAFHFEATGLSDVPIHIDGAVDIGGHNAGARPMELLLMGLASCSAIDVILILNKQRQRIDDFRITVEGVRPLDVNPAPFSTINLHYILKGDISEDKARRAIDLSMDKYCSATAQIRPTAQITYSLTIEAA from the coding sequence ATGACAACAAACAATCAACCCACCGACGCACCAAAAACGAAAACAATGAAGGTAGAATTGAATCGGGTAGATGATGCCTTTCATTTTGAAGCCACGGGTTTGTCGGATGTTCCCATTCATATCGACGGTGCTGTTGACATTGGTGGCCATAACGCGGGTGCTCGTCCGATGGAACTCTTGCTGATGGGGTTAGCGAGTTGCAGCGCCATCGACGTGATTCTGATTTTAAATAAACAACGGCAACGCATCGACGATTTCCGCATTACCGTTGAAGGAGTGCGTCCGTTGGATGTGAATCCAGCGCCATTTTCAACCATCAATTTGCATTATATCCTGAAGGGCGATATCAGCGAAGACAAAGCGCGTCGGGCTATCGACTTATCGATGGACAAGTACTGTTCCGCCACGGCGCAAATTCGTCCAACGGCTCAGATAACCTATTCGTTGACCATCGAAGCCGCTTAA
- a CDS encoding SAM-dependent methyltransferase translates to MPTLYLIPTLLAEGTAEQVLPLSIRDVISQTSTYFVENARTARRAISGLKTGQVIDELTFHELHKDTPEAETRQQLDSLTKQGRNAGVLSEAGCPGVADPGAVAVRLAHQRGWKVVPLVGPSSILLALMASGMSGQSFVFHGYLPIDRNDRVRVLRHLEKEAQQRQQTQIFMETPYRNNHLLQDILANCQAETRLCIASNVTAPDEVIRTLSIREWKSQKMDLHKKPTVFLLL, encoded by the coding sequence ATGCCAACGCTTTATCTTATTCCAACCTTGCTCGCTGAAGGAACGGCTGAGCAGGTGCTGCCTTTATCCATTCGGGACGTTATCAGCCAGACCAGTACGTATTTCGTAGAGAACGCGCGCACGGCCCGGCGCGCCATCAGTGGCCTGAAAACGGGGCAGGTAATTGATGAACTGACGTTTCACGAATTGCACAAAGATACGCCAGAAGCCGAAACCCGCCAGCAACTCGACAGCCTGACAAAACAAGGCCGTAATGCGGGCGTATTGTCGGAAGCAGGCTGTCCGGGCGTGGCTGATCCGGGGGCGGTGGCCGTGCGACTAGCTCACCAGCGGGGCTGGAAAGTAGTGCCTCTGGTTGGTCCCTCGTCGATTTTGCTGGCCCTGATGGCTTCGGGCATGAGTGGGCAGTCCTTTGTTTTTCATGGCTATTTGCCCATCGACCGCAACGACCGAGTTCGGGTGCTTCGTCACCTGGAAAAAGAAGCCCAGCAACGGCAGCAAACGCAGATTTTTATGGAAACGCCGTACCGGAACAACCATTTGTTGCAGGATATTCTCGCCAACTGTCAGGCTGAAACGAGGCTTTGCATTGCCAGTAACGTAACGGCGCCGGACGAAGTTATCCGCACTCTTTCTATTCGCGAATGGAAAAGTCAGAAAATGGATTTGCATAAAAAACCTACTGTATTTCTACTTTTATAA
- the pssA gene encoding CDP-diacylglycerol--serine O-phosphatidyltransferase codes for MKSLLKHVPNAMTCGNLLCGSIAVVLALRNDLVTAAWLMIAAGILDFGDGFVARMVRVSGPFGKELDSLADMVTFGLLPAILVFQLCLQQGWGDVAYVAFLITILSALRLANFNIDTRQAEGFIGVPTPANSLMIASFPLMAHYQPQFNSWWQNDITLGFLIVFSFMLVAELPLFALKFKSFGWQENRIKYIFLITSALLLLFLQFAAVPLIILLYILLSLIGKK; via the coding sequence TTGAAGTCTCTTTTAAAACACGTGCCCAATGCCATGACCTGTGGCAACCTGCTGTGCGGGTCCATTGCCGTAGTGCTGGCTTTGCGCAATGACTTGGTTACAGCGGCATGGCTTATGATTGCGGCTGGCATTCTGGATTTTGGCGATGGTTTTGTGGCTCGAATGGTCCGGGTTTCGGGACCATTCGGTAAAGAATTAGACTCCCTGGCCGACATGGTAACCTTCGGCCTTCTCCCGGCGATACTGGTCTTTCAACTTTGCCTGCAACAGGGATGGGGCGACGTGGCATACGTGGCTTTTTTGATTACCATTTTATCGGCCTTACGTCTGGCCAATTTTAACATTGACACGCGTCAAGCTGAAGGGTTTATTGGGGTTCCAACGCCAGCAAATAGCCTGATGATTGCCTCTTTTCCGCTAATGGCCCATTATCAGCCGCAATTTAATTCGTGGTGGCAGAATGATATTACGCTAGGGTTTCTGATTGTTTTTTCGTTTATGCTCGTTGCCGAACTGCCCCTATTTGCCTTGAAATTTAAATCATTTGGCTGGCAGGAGAACCGGATTAAATATATTTTTCTGATTACGTCGGCCCTGCTCTTACTGTTTTTGCAATTCGCAGCCGTACCACTGATTATTTTACTGTATATCCTTTTGTCACTTATAGGTAAAAAGTAG
- a CDS encoding alpha/beta fold hydrolase: MKLYYRQVGEAGTPIIILHGIFGSSDNWLTISKSIADNNHRVFLVDQRNHGRSPRSDVFDYESMASDLAEFIREHQLDKPVLIGHSMGGKVVMQFAMDYPDLFSRVVVVDIAPKFYPVHHGEILRGLDAIPLESIKSRSEADDLLSEYEPIPAVRQFLLKNLYRNEKGQFDWRLNLDVISREIHGVGEELLHARTVTEPTLFIRGSESGYIRDEDIDIIQKLFPNVTLETIEGAGHWVQAEKPEEFVKVLSRFLES; this comes from the coding sequence ATGAAACTTTATTACCGCCAGGTAGGAGAAGCTGGCACCCCAATTATTATTCTCCACGGCATTTTTGGTTCGTCTGATAACTGGCTGACCATTTCCAAGTCTATTGCGGATAATAACCACCGTGTTTTTCTGGTTGACCAGCGGAATCATGGGCGGTCGCCGCGCAGTGATGTGTTTGATTATGAATCGATGGCGTCGGATTTAGCCGAATTCATTCGGGAACATCAATTGGATAAACCCGTTTTGATCGGGCATTCAATGGGCGGGAAAGTGGTTATGCAGTTTGCCATGGACTACCCGGATCTATTCAGTAGAGTGGTGGTGGTTGACATTGCCCCAAAGTTTTACCCGGTCCACCACGGCGAAATTCTGCGCGGCCTGGATGCCATTCCGCTGGAAAGTATCAAAAGCCGCAGCGAAGCGGATGACTTACTCAGTGAGTATGAACCGATTCCAGCAGTCCGACAATTCCTGTTGAAAAACCTTTATCGCAACGAAAAAGGACAATTCGACTGGCGATTGAACCTGGATGTAATTAGCCGCGAGATTCACGGCGTTGGCGAAGAGCTACTTCATGCGCGTACGGTTACCGAGCCAACTTTGTTTATTCGAGGCAGTGAATCAGGCTACATTCGGGATGAAGATATTGACATCATCCAGAAGCTATTTCCTAATGTTACGCTCGAAACCATCGAAGGTGCCGGGCATTGGGTTCAGGCCGAGAAACCAGAGGAGTTTGTGAAGGTATTAAGCCGTTTTCTAGAGTCCTGA
- the cobA gene encoding uroporphyrinogen-III C-methyltransferase produces the protein MKLTLVGAGPGDPDLITVKGIKALQQADVVMYDALVHPDLLEHCRPDALKVYVGKRLGAYSCVQEEINPLIVHYAKNYGHVVRLKGGDSFVFGRGYEELEYARQHGVEINVIPGLSSSYAVPALAGIPMTTRGLSESFWVVTGTTKNGQFSQDLRFAARSTATVVVLMGMHKLAEIMDVFEACGKADTPVAIIQNGSLPEEKVAVGQVSTIVDIVAQTNIGNPAIIVVGEVAALRNESLVDLQEMISIQR, from the coding sequence ATGAAATTAACACTCGTTGGCGCTGGACCGGGCGATCCGGATTTGATCACGGTAAAGGGAATTAAGGCGTTGCAACAGGCCGATGTGGTCATGTACGATGCGCTAGTGCACCCTGATTTACTGGAACATTGTCGCCCCGACGCATTGAAAGTATATGTTGGTAAGCGCTTGGGCGCGTATTCGTGTGTGCAGGAAGAAATTAACCCGCTGATTGTGCATTATGCCAAAAACTACGGGCACGTTGTTCGGCTGAAAGGCGGCGATTCGTTCGTATTTGGGCGGGGTTATGAAGAGTTGGAGTATGCCCGGCAGCATGGGGTTGAAATCAATGTGATACCGGGCTTGTCGTCAAGCTACGCAGTGCCCGCCTTGGCTGGTATTCCCATGACCACGCGGGGGCTGAGCGAATCCTTCTGGGTTGTGACCGGAACCACCAAAAACGGTCAGTTTTCGCAGGACTTGCGTTTCGCGGCTCGATCAACGGCAACGGTCGTTGTCTTGATGGGCATGCACAAACTGGCGGAAATCATGGACGTTTTCGAAGCCTGTGGCAAGGCCGATACGCCCGTAGCTATTATTCAGAACGGCTCCTTACCAGAAGAAAAAGTAGCCGTAGGCCAGGTTTCAACGATTGTTGACATTGTGGCACAAACCAACATTGGTAACCCCGCCATTATTGTAGTTGGCGAAGTGGCTGCTTTAAGAAATGAATCATTAGTAGATTTGCAGGAAATGATCAGTATCCAGCGATGA
- a CDS encoding 2TM domain-containing protein — protein MENRDPQLWKQAKARAGFKIHLRSYLIVISCLWAIWLLTSLLFSNGRWNGFHYPWPIWAMLGWGIGLASHYFTVYHGQGENNLAEREYEKLRQKRA, from the coding sequence ATGGAAAATCGTGACCCCCAACTCTGGAAGCAAGCGAAAGCCCGTGCAGGTTTTAAAATTCACCTGCGCTCATACCTGATTGTCATTAGTTGCTTATGGGCTATATGGCTGCTAACGAGCCTGTTATTCTCGAATGGCCGCTGGAACGGCTTTCATTACCCCTGGCCTATCTGGGCGATGCTGGGTTGGGGAATTGGCCTTGCCTCCCATTATTTCACCGTTTACCACGGCCAGGGAGAAAACAATCTGGCAGAACGCGAATATGAGAAATTACGTCAGAAACGGGCTTGA
- a CDS encoding precorrin-2 dehydrogenase/sirohydrochlorin ferrochelatase family protein, with translation MNTLFPIFVKIEKLQTLVVGGGYVGLEKLTALLANAPEAPITLVAPEIRAEIVELASQNANLTLIKDSYDSSYLTDKDLVIAGTNDKAVNLQVQQECKARRILVNVADTPDLCDFYLSSVVRKGDLKIAISTNGKSPTFAKRFREVLEAILPESLQETLDNLQTIRNRLKGDFVQKMERLNEITNVLRSPAEEEKREL, from the coding sequence ATGAATACCTTATTTCCGATTTTTGTCAAAATTGAAAAATTGCAAACGCTCGTTGTGGGCGGCGGTTATGTCGGGTTGGAAAAGCTAACGGCTTTGCTCGCCAACGCTCCGGAAGCGCCCATTACGCTCGTTGCTCCGGAAATTCGCGCGGAAATCGTTGAACTGGCCAGCCAGAACGCCAACCTGACGCTAATCAAGGACTCGTACGATTCGAGCTACTTAACCGACAAAGACCTGGTTATTGCCGGGACAAACGACAAGGCGGTAAATCTTCAGGTGCAGCAGGAGTGCAAAGCTAGACGGATTCTGGTTAATGTGGCCGATACTCCTGATTTATGCGATTTTTACCTCAGTTCCGTGGTTCGGAAAGGGGATCTGAAAATTGCCATATCAACTAACGGGAAGTCGCCGACCTTTGCCAAGCGGTTTCGGGAAGTTCTGGAAGCCATTTTGCCCGAGAGTTTGCAGGAAACGCTGGATAATTTACAGACAATCCGCAATCGCCTGAAAGGGGATTTTGTGCAGAAAATGGAGCGCCTCAACGAGATTACCAACGTGCTTCGTTCCCCAGCAGAAGAAGAGAAACGAGAGTTATAA